One Haloterrigena salifodinae DNA window includes the following coding sequences:
- a CDS encoding competence/damage-inducible protein A, whose protein sequence is MNVAVVTVGDELLAGQTTNTNAAWLGAQLDERGVSVERVTTVPDRIGDIARVVNEYRAEYDAVIVTGGLGPTHDDVTMEGVAAALGRELEEHAEALAWLEESGYSRNDLTAGTADLPAGARAVHNDEGVAPGAVVEDIYVLPGVPAEMKRMFESIESEFAGAPTYREEVVADEPESALLDRIAGVRDRFDVSVGSYPGNSVRLAVQGTDEETVAEAAAWLREHVELAE, encoded by the coding sequence ATGAACGTCGCGGTCGTCACGGTCGGGGACGAACTGCTCGCCGGGCAGACGACGAACACGAACGCCGCCTGGCTCGGCGCACAACTCGACGAGCGCGGCGTCTCGGTCGAACGCGTCACCACAGTCCCGGACCGAATCGGCGATATCGCCCGCGTCGTCAACGAGTACCGCGCCGAGTACGACGCGGTCATCGTCACCGGCGGCCTCGGACCGACCCACGACGACGTCACCATGGAGGGCGTCGCCGCCGCGCTCGGGCGCGAACTCGAGGAACACGCCGAGGCGCTCGCCTGGCTCGAGGAGTCGGGCTACTCGCGGAACGACCTGACCGCGGGGACGGCGGACCTGCCGGCCGGCGCTCGAGCCGTACACAACGACGAGGGGGTCGCCCCGGGCGCGGTCGTCGAAGATATCTACGTCCTTCCCGGCGTACCGGCCGAAATGAAGCGGATGTTCGAGTCGATCGAATCCGAGTTCGCCGGCGCACCGACCTACCGCGAGGAAGTCGTCGCCGACGAACCCGAGAGCGCGTTGCTCGACCGGATCGCTGGCGTTCGCGATCGATTCGACGTCAGCGTCGGAAGCTATCCGGGCAATTCCGTCCGACTCGCCGTTCAGGGGACCGACGAGGAGACGGTCGCCGAGGCGGCCGCGTGGCTCCGCGAACATGTCGAACTCGCCGAGTAA
- a CDS encoding MFS transporter — protein MRELRRRIVAQFAVDRRVLALAFARMADGIGNSFLIIVIPLYVTSDVVGGATFGLGESMLIGVILSLFGFLNSSFQPLTGRLSDRTGRRKSFILIGLAGLAVTNVAYVFADTYLSLLVVRGLQGVSVAFIIPASIALVNELATSQDRGGNMGVYNTFRLVGFGSGPIAAGALVNLGPYRLPAGVTLSGFDAAFYLATTTALISYGLVTLLVADPEATKANAGADLSIDIRDPSGEHLLDPIFTLGVVSLFMAAAIALFATIQPQVNARLEQGSTWFGLQFAAFILAQVALQTPIGRACDRYGRRPFILAGMLFLIPTTFVQGFLASSVPMFLARLGQGVAAAMVFAPALALAGDLAGEGESGSKLSILTMAFGYGIAVGPLTSGALIGYGFKTPFLFGTALAALGAILVYTQIEETLESTRSVPVVDDD, from the coding sequence ATGCGGGAGCTTCGTCGCCGAATCGTTGCCCAGTTTGCCGTCGATCGTCGCGTCCTCGCGCTGGCCTTCGCCCGGATGGCCGACGGCATCGGCAACTCGTTTCTCATCATCGTCATTCCGCTGTACGTGACCAGCGACGTCGTCGGCGGGGCGACGTTCGGACTGGGCGAGTCGATGCTCATCGGCGTCATCCTCTCGCTGTTCGGCTTTCTCAACAGCAGTTTCCAACCCTTGACGGGTCGACTCTCGGATCGGACGGGACGGCGCAAGTCGTTCATCCTGATCGGGCTCGCCGGCCTCGCGGTGACGAACGTCGCCTACGTGTTCGCGGATACGTACCTCTCGCTGCTCGTCGTCCGCGGGCTACAGGGGGTCAGCGTCGCCTTCATCATCCCGGCGTCGATCGCGCTGGTCAACGAACTCGCGACGAGTCAGGACCGCGGCGGGAACATGGGCGTCTACAACACGTTCCGGCTCGTCGGGTTCGGCTCCGGCCCCATCGCGGCCGGCGCGCTCGTCAACCTGGGTCCCTACCGGCTCCCCGCGGGCGTGACGCTCAGCGGCTTCGACGCGGCCTTTTACCTCGCGACGACGACGGCGCTGATCAGCTACGGGCTGGTGACGCTGCTCGTCGCCGATCCCGAGGCGACGAAAGCGAATGCCGGCGCCGACCTCTCGATCGATATCCGGGATCCGTCGGGCGAGCACCTGCTCGATCCGATCTTCACCCTCGGGGTCGTCTCCCTGTTCATGGCCGCGGCGATCGCGCTGTTCGCGACGATCCAGCCGCAGGTCAACGCCCGCCTCGAGCAGGGCTCGACGTGGTTCGGCCTCCAGTTCGCGGCGTTCATCCTCGCGCAGGTCGCCCTGCAGACGCCGATCGGCCGGGCCTGCGACCGGTACGGCCGTCGGCCGTTCATCCTCGCCGGGATGCTCTTCCTGATCCCGACGACGTTCGTCCAGGGCTTTCTCGCGTCGTCGGTGCCAATGTTCCTCGCCCGTCTCGGCCAGGGCGTCGCCGCCGCGATGGTATTCGCGCCCGCGCTCGCGCTGGCCGGCGACCTCGCGGGCGAGGGCGAGTCCGGGTCGAAGCTCTCGATTCTCACCATGGCCTTCGGCTACGGGATCGCCGTCGGGCCGCTGACCTCCGGCGCGCTGATCGGCTACGGGTTCAAAACGCCGTTTCTCTTCGGGACCGCGCTGGCCGCCCTCGGCGCCATTCTCGTCTACACGCAGATCGAGGAGACCCTCGAGTCGACGCGGTCCGTGCCGGTCGTCGACGACGATTGA
- a CDS encoding 6-pyruvoyl trahydropterin synthase family protein: MTEPSDGPDPAAATDETSTVASGDAASREQDPVVGTERVLRVGHDRPIRISTGHRIRHHDGKCARPHGHNYEVAVTVVGELAAEGWVADKGDITDVIDEWDHRFLLEAGDPLIEAFEASGDGDAVVVLEHPPTAEVMSVLLERKLAAALPENVSDVQVQVNETSELCGGGRF; this comes from the coding sequence ATGACCGAACCGTCCGACGGACCCGATCCAGCGGCCGCGACCGACGAGACCTCGACGGTAGCGAGCGGCGACGCCGCGAGCCGCGAGCAGGACCCCGTCGTCGGCACCGAACGCGTCCTCCGGGTCGGCCACGACCGACCGATCAGGATCAGCACCGGCCACCGGATCCGCCACCACGACGGCAAGTGCGCGCGCCCGCACGGCCACAACTACGAGGTCGCCGTCACCGTCGTCGGCGAACTCGCCGCGGAAGGCTGGGTCGCCGACAAGGGCGATATTACCGACGTCATCGACGAGTGGGATCACCGGTTCCTCCTCGAGGCGGGCGATCCGCTGATCGAGGCCTTCGAGGCCTCGGGCGACGGCGACGCGGTCGTCGTCCTCGAGCATCCGCCGACGGCGGAGGTGATGAGCGTGCTCTTAGAGCGCAAGCTCGCAGCTGCGCTCCCCGAGAACGTCTCAGACGTCCAGGTGCAGGTCAACGAGACCAGCGAACTCTGCGGGGGCGGCCGGTTCTGA
- a CDS encoding bis(5'-nucleosyl)-tetraphosphatase, translating to MAVEATSAGAILFRDTRGRREYLLLKSRPGDWEFPKGGVEGDEELQQTAIREVKEEAGIEQFRLLDGFREDYDYVFEANGKTIHKTVHLFVAKSFEASAELSNEHRDLQWRDYEQAVNTVTQDGPREILEQAHGFLDEREEDEE from the coding sequence ATGGCAGTCGAAGCTACGAGCGCAGGCGCGATCCTCTTCCGCGATACGCGGGGCCGGCGCGAGTATCTTCTACTCAAGAGCCGCCCAGGCGATTGGGAGTTTCCCAAGGGCGGTGTCGAAGGAGATGAAGAGCTACAGCAGACGGCGATCCGCGAAGTAAAGGAAGAGGCAGGTATCGAGCAGTTCCGGCTCCTCGACGGCTTTCGCGAGGACTACGACTACGTCTTCGAGGCGAACGGCAAGACGATCCACAAGACCGTTCACCTCTTCGTGGCGAAGTCCTTCGAGGCGAGCGCGGAACTTTCGAACGAACATCGCGACCTTCAGTGGCGCGATTACGAACAGGCAGTAAACACCGTCACGCAGGACGGTCCGCGAGAGATCTTGGAGCAGGCCCACGGTTTCCTCGACGAACGGGAGGAGGACGAGGAGTAG
- a CDS encoding uS10/mL48 family ribosomal protein, whose product MTFVTSLTLQSGDRAALDAIVDDIKSTAERKGAALKGPHSHPPEKHSVPQHCRLHADDERRFSSWSYTVFTRELEIHGHDNLARNIASQNFPDSVHIEAEVEQIRGAGQSN is encoded by the coding sequence ATGACCTTCGTGACCAGTCTGACGCTCCAGAGCGGCGATCGCGCCGCGCTCGACGCCATCGTCGACGACATCAAATCGACCGCCGAACGCAAGGGCGCCGCGCTGAAAGGCCCCCACTCCCACCCCCCGGAGAAACACTCCGTGCCCCAGCACTGCCGGCTCCACGCCGACGACGAGCGGCGATTCTCCTCGTGGAGTTACACCGTCTTCACCCGCGAACTCGAGATTCACGGTCACGACAACCTCGCGCGCAACATCGCCTCACAGAACTTCCCCGACTCGGTCCACATCGAGGCCGAGGTCGAGCAGATCCGCGGCGCCGGCCAGAGCAACTGA
- the queC gene encoding 7-cyano-7-deazaguanine synthase QueC, which translates to MTDATTATDGDESTEKRAAVLLSGGMDSATAAYEARDRGYDIYALHTSYGQRTEDRELECARRLADELDAADFLQIETGHLSAIGASSLTDDEMAVADADMDSDEIPTSYVPFRNANLLAMAVSYAEANDCEAVFIGAHSEDFSGYPDCRPEFFEAFENVVDVGTKPETDISIEAPFVEWSKTDIAEHGVGLEVPYEHTWSCYRENEPACGTCDACAFRLQAFQNIGVRDPIEYAERPSYVDE; encoded by the coding sequence ATGACCGACGCGACCACCGCAACTGACGGAGACGAATCGACCGAGAAACGCGCCGCCGTCCTCCTTTCGGGAGGCATGGACAGCGCCACCGCCGCCTACGAGGCCCGCGACCGGGGCTATGACATCTACGCCCTGCACACCTCCTACGGCCAGCGCACCGAGGACCGCGAACTCGAGTGCGCCCGCCGACTGGCCGACGAACTTGATGCCGCGGACTTTCTGCAGATCGAAACCGGGCACCTCTCGGCGATCGGTGCCTCGAGTCTCACCGACGACGAGATGGCCGTCGCGGACGCCGACATGGACAGCGACGAGATCCCCACCTCGTACGTCCCCTTCCGGAACGCGAACCTGCTCGCGATGGCGGTCTCCTACGCCGAGGCCAACGACTGCGAGGCCGTCTTCATCGGCGCCCACAGCGAGGACTTCTCGGGATATCCGGACTGTCGTCCCGAGTTCTTCGAGGCCTTCGAGAACGTGGTCGACGTCGGGACGAAACCCGAGACCGACATCTCGATCGAAGCGCCGTTCGTCGAATGGTCGAAAACAGATATCGCCGAACACGGCGTCGGTCTCGAGGTCCCCTACGAACATACCTGGAGCTGTTACCGTGAGAACGAACCCGCCTGTGGCACCTGCGACGCCTGCGCGTTCCGCCTGCAGGCGTTCCAGAACATCGGCGTCCGCGATCCTATCGAGTACGCCGAGCGGCCGTCGTACGTGGACGAATGA
- a CDS encoding phosphate uptake regulator PhoU: METRKVQRLGPSTLAMTLPAEWASEHDVEKGDEVSLRTSGKGTLTVMPESASTEETEAIIHADDLDADAVERAIVAQYVLGRRVIRIDTEDGALDSDHINAVYQAETQLMGLGVIEETPESISIRCSVDPEDFTLDNLLERLERTGQTMRGEGIKALAHGNPDLAQRALNRERQANKIFVLLLRLIFTAYQNPNLARAVGLNSGFPLIGYRSIAKNLELTADNAEDIAEIVIETEGHSLNVDSSVMRDIRELNDLVDEITSIAVEAAVERDYDKSNQVRKMFHDVSSKEQEILDELPEMSNEDLLRVREVLVSLQQTAQYAMRNAEIAANLALNEESEHTTIN; this comes from the coding sequence ATGGAAACGCGGAAAGTGCAACGACTTGGGCCGTCGACGCTCGCGATGACGCTTCCCGCCGAATGGGCGTCCGAACACGACGTCGAGAAGGGTGACGAGGTGTCCCTGCGGACCAGCGGCAAGGGGACGCTGACTGTCATGCCCGAATCGGCTAGCACCGAAGAGACGGAAGCGATCATCCACGCGGACGACTTAGACGCCGACGCCGTCGAGCGTGCGATCGTCGCTCAGTACGTCCTCGGGCGGCGCGTCATCCGCATCGACACCGAGGACGGCGCCCTCGACTCCGACCACATCAACGCCGTCTACCAGGCCGAGACCCAGCTGATGGGGCTGGGCGTCATCGAGGAGACGCCCGAGAGCATCTCGATCCGCTGTTCGGTCGACCCCGAGGACTTCACGCTGGACAATCTCCTCGAGCGCCTCGAGCGGACCGGCCAGACGATGCGCGGCGAGGGGATCAAGGCGCTGGCCCACGGCAACCCCGACCTGGCCCAGCGGGCCTTAAACCGGGAGCGACAGGCCAACAAGATCTTCGTCCTCCTGTTGCGCCTGATCTTCACCGCCTACCAGAACCCGAACCTCGCCCGCGCGGTCGGACTCAACAGCGGCTTCCCGCTGATCGGCTACCGCTCGATCGCGAAGAACTTAGAGCTCACCGCGGACAACGCCGAGGACATCGCCGAGATCGTCATCGAGACCGAGGGCCACAGCCTGAATGTCGATAGCTCGGTGATGCGCGACATTCGCGAACTGAACGACCTGGTCGACGAGATCACCTCGATCGCCGTCGAGGCGGCCGTCGAACGCGATTACGATAAATCGAATCAGGTTCGGAAAATGTTCCACGACGTCTCCAGTAAGGAACAGGAGATCCTCGACGAGCTTCCGGAGATGTCCAACGAGGACCTGCTGCGGGTCCGCGAGGTGCTCGTCAGCCTCCAGCAGACCGCCCAGTACGCCATGCGAAACGCCGAAATCGCGGCCAACCTCGCGCTCAACGAGGAGTCCGAGCACACGACGATCAACTGA
- a CDS encoding winged helix-turn-helix domain-containing protein yields MSQSRTDGTEADSSAILSALGNKYSAEILCAAGTPKSAQALSEDIEIPIATCYRRIEELVNAGLLTCEGRQLSEEGRRTNIYRRTLDEIDVDFSKDRPQLSQKRRTEAKNRLQDQLRD; encoded by the coding sequence ATGTCTCAGAGTCGGACGGATGGAACCGAGGCGGATTCGAGCGCGATCCTCTCGGCACTCGGGAACAAGTACAGCGCAGAGATCCTCTGCGCGGCGGGAACACCGAAGTCGGCACAGGCCTTGAGCGAGGATATCGAGATTCCGATCGCGACGTGCTATCGGCGCATCGAGGAACTCGTCAACGCCGGACTGTTGACCTGTGAGGGGCGACAGCTCTCCGAAGAGGGACGCCGCACGAATATCTACCGGCGAACCTTAGACGAGATCGACGTCGATTTCTCGAAGGATCGCCCACAACTCTCTCAAAAGCGCCGAACGGAGGCCAAGAACAGACTGCAAGATCAGCTCAGGGACTAG
- a CDS encoding 7-carboxy-7-deazaguanine synthase QueE: MPVSDSVDRDGEGEDARDGSGTRGERPDDGLPINELFYSLQGEGTLAGVPSVFVRTSGCNLRCWFCDSYHTSWEPTHAWLGLEEILAEIESHDADHVVLTGGEPLIHEESVALLEALDDRGYHTTVETNGTIDRDAPIDLASISPKLESSTPTPERAPDDADEADAERWAERHERDRIDLEALAGLVEDYEFQLKFVVTDGDDMPEILDLLVELRDVADVPIRDDDVLLMPEGATRERLAETRTRVADLAMEHGFRYTPRLHVDLWNDAPET; this comes from the coding sequence ATGCCGGTCTCCGATTCCGTCGACCGCGACGGCGAGGGCGAGGACGCTCGAGACGGTTCGGGAACCCGCGGTGAGCGTCCCGACGACGGCCTCCCGATCAACGAACTGTTCTACTCGCTGCAGGGCGAGGGCACCCTCGCCGGCGTCCCGTCGGTGTTCGTCCGCACGAGCGGCTGTAACCTTCGGTGTTGGTTCTGCGACTCCTACCACACCTCCTGGGAGCCGACCCACGCGTGGCTCGGCCTCGAGGAGATCCTCGCCGAGATCGAGTCCCACGACGCCGACCACGTCGTGCTCACGGGCGGCGAACCCCTGATCCACGAGGAGAGCGTCGCGCTGCTCGAAGCGCTCGACGATCGGGGCTATCACACCACCGTCGAGACCAACGGGACGATCGATCGCGACGCGCCGATCGACCTCGCCTCGATCAGCCCGAAACTCGAGAGCAGCACGCCGACACCGGAGCGCGCGCCGGACGACGCCGACGAGGCCGACGCGGAGCGGTGGGCCGAGCGCCACGAGCGCGACCGGATCGATCTCGAGGCGCTGGCCGGTCTCGTCGAGGACTACGAGTTCCAGCTGAAGTTCGTCGTCACCGACGGCGACGATATGCCCGAGATTCTCGACCTGCTCGTGGAGCTCCGGGACGTTGCGGACGTCCCGATCCGCGACGACGACGTCCTCTTGATGCCCGAAGGCGCGACTCGAGAGCGCCTCGCGGAGACCCGAACTCGCGTCGCCGACCTCGCGATGGAGCACGGCTTCCGGTACACCCCGCGGCTCCACGTCGACCTCTGGAACGACGCGCCCGAAACGTAG
- a CDS encoding ATP-NAD kinase family protein: MDSLGVVVNPIAGMGGRVGLKGTDGKLEEARRRGAEPRAPERAREALRSLHRRAPDVAVYTAAGIMGERAVRDAGYEPIVVYEPTTDDAAPADATASADDDTDSSDASSPVDPATAETTAADTRAAVRAFLERDVDLILFVGGDGTAVDVADVLEETAGDETPMLGVPAGVKIYSSVFAVTPADAGRIAAEFDRAADREVNDIDEDAYREGEVRSQLEAIVPVPVAPDVQSSKQVSSGSVDSLAAGFAREVDPERTYVFGPGSTVGTIERELEIDPSPLGVDVWRDGEVLARDAAESDILDVLEEPATIVVSPIGGQGFVFGRGNHQISPAVIDRADEIEVVASGAKLDGIDALHVDTDDEAIDEELRGWLRVRTGRFTTRLVKVV; this comes from the coding sequence ATGGACTCGCTCGGCGTGGTCGTCAATCCGATCGCGGGAATGGGCGGTCGGGTCGGACTGAAGGGAACCGACGGCAAACTCGAGGAAGCGCGCCGCCGCGGGGCCGAACCGCGGGCGCCGGAACGGGCACGCGAGGCGCTGCGGTCGCTGCACCGGCGGGCGCCCGACGTCGCCGTCTACACCGCGGCGGGGATCATGGGCGAGCGGGCGGTCCGCGACGCCGGCTACGAACCGATCGTCGTCTACGAGCCGACGACCGACGACGCCGCCCCGGCCGACGCGACCGCTTCTGCGGACGACGATACCGATTCGAGCGACGCGTCCTCCCCGGTCGACCCGGCGACTGCCGAGACGACGGCCGCCGACACGCGGGCCGCCGTCCGGGCCTTCCTCGAGCGCGACGTCGACCTGATCCTGTTTGTCGGGGGTGACGGCACCGCGGTCGACGTCGCCGACGTGCTCGAGGAGACGGCGGGCGACGAGACGCCGATGCTCGGCGTCCCCGCCGGCGTCAAGATCTACTCGTCGGTGTTCGCCGTGACGCCAGCGGACGCGGGCCGGATCGCCGCCGAGTTCGACCGCGCGGCCGACCGCGAGGTCAACGACATCGACGAGGACGCCTACCGCGAGGGCGAGGTCCGCTCGCAACTCGAGGCCATCGTCCCCGTCCCCGTCGCGCCGGATGTCCAGTCGAGCAAGCAGGTCTCGAGTGGCAGCGTCGACTCGCTGGCCGCGGGCTTCGCCCGCGAGGTTGACCCCGAACGCACGTACGTCTTCGGCCCCGGCAGCACCGTCGGCACGATCGAACGAGAACTGGAGATCGACCCGTCGCCGCTGGGCGTCGATGTCTGGCGCGACGGCGAGGTGCTGGCCCGTGACGCGGCCGAGAGCGATATTCTGGACGTCCTCGAGGAGCCGGCGACGATCGTCGTCTCGCCGATCGGCGGGCAAGGGTTCGTCTTCGGGCGCGGCAACCACCAGATCTCGCCGGCGGTCATCGACCGCGCGGACGAGATAGAGGTCGTCGCGTCGGGGGCGAAACTCGACGGAATCGACGCGTTGCACGTCGACACGGACGACGAGGCGATCGACGAGGAGCTACGGGGGTGGCTGCGGGTGCGGACCGGCCGGTTCACGACGCGGCTCGTGAAGGTCGTCTGA
- a CDS encoding DUF5797 family protein has translation MTLSEEATERLADVVELQPTKNSELQERWDMESGSEVHQYLENELGDYYFRDDNSLIRATTEANDLVDVEPGIESDPEDEGVPSRIRVPELQTQIVAVLAGPEEESESVVSVLHKLRDGFDVDPEAEDVRSGLQSLRRKGVVEVEYRTVPTFRLTVDREELEVESSE, from the coding sequence ATGACGCTCTCGGAGGAGGCCACAGAACGGTTGGCGGACGTGGTGGAGCTACAGCCGACGAAGAACTCGGAACTGCAAGAGCGGTGGGACATGGAGAGCGGCAGCGAGGTCCACCAGTACCTCGAGAACGAACTGGGCGACTACTACTTCCGGGACGACAACAGCCTGATCCGCGCGACGACGGAAGCGAACGACCTCGTCGACGTCGAACCCGGCATCGAGAGCGATCCCGAGGACGAGGGCGTCCCCTCCCGGATCCGGGTGCCGGAGCTGCAGACGCAGATCGTCGCCGTGCTGGCCGGCCCCGAGGAGGAGTCCGAAAGCGTCGTCTCGGTCCTTCACAAACTGCGCGACGGGTTCGATGTCGACCCCGAAGCCGAGGACGTCCGCTCGGGGCTCCAGAGCCTGCGCCGCAAGGGCGTCGTCGAGGTCGAGTACCGCACCGTCCCTACGTTCCGCCTGACCGTCGACCGCGAGGAACTCGAGGTCGAGAGCTCCGAGTAA
- a CDS encoding DUF5787 family protein, with amino-acid sequence MDRYTTEFAFELRTCRWAERAWPPDEPASDDHAVVVARQLGTKRRRWDTIVLECDPEALRERAQFGAERLDGDLLHVVRNAPAEWSYYRDCLPHPGYPWRYVREAIHRADDRGILETRKNGNRIEIRRKWPYPDDWVRRIVAIENKPDLDASAARALGSQLEYDVAVGLADEVWVATRRTGDPVERALFEDLPVGTGILALEPETLNAEVAWFPRSLAVDDPGTRILERPDGGRRDGSAARFEYVDPDAKRATRLEIAERAYERGWRSFADTMRPDCRHFELRSQDGLQLEPYCAAKGRCQTAAECSGGCAEFEPEPPVWRTRGWPIEGGPGKRCQRLLEDRRRRRRPGLEQ; translated from the coding sequence GTGGACCGGTACACGACCGAGTTCGCGTTCGAACTCCGGACCTGCCGCTGGGCGGAACGCGCCTGGCCGCCCGACGAGCCCGCCAGTGACGACCACGCGGTCGTCGTCGCCCGACAGCTCGGCACGAAACGTCGCCGCTGGGACACCATCGTCCTCGAGTGCGACCCCGAAGCGCTCCGCGAGCGGGCGCAATTCGGCGCCGAACGTCTCGACGGCGACCTCCTGCACGTCGTCCGCAACGCCCCCGCCGAGTGGAGCTACTACCGCGACTGTCTCCCCCATCCCGGCTACCCGTGGCGCTACGTTCGCGAGGCCATCCACCGGGCCGACGACCGCGGCATCCTCGAGACGCGCAAGAACGGGAATCGCATCGAGATCCGCCGGAAGTGGCCGTATCCTGACGACTGGGTTCGGCGGATCGTCGCGATCGAGAACAAACCCGATCTGGACGCCAGCGCCGCCCGCGCGCTGGGCTCGCAACTCGAGTACGACGTCGCCGTCGGGCTGGCCGACGAGGTCTGGGTCGCCACGCGGCGGACGGGAGACCCCGTCGAGCGCGCGTTGTTCGAGGACCTACCCGTCGGGACGGGGATCCTCGCGCTCGAGCCCGAAACCCTAAACGCCGAGGTTGCGTGGTTCCCCCGCTCGCTGGCCGTCGACGACCCCGGCACGCGGATCCTCGAGCGACCCGACGGCGGTCGCCGGGACGGCTCCGCGGCGCGGTTCGAGTACGTCGATCCGGACGCGAAGCGAGCGACGCGCCTCGAGATCGCCGAGCGCGCCTACGAACGCGGCTGGCGCTCGTTTGCCGATACGATGCGCCCCGACTGTCGGCACTTCGAGTTGCGCTCGCAGGACGGCCTGCAACTCGAGCCCTACTGCGCCGCGAAGGGGCGGTGCCAGACGGCCGCGGAGTGTTCCGGCGGCTGTGCCGAGTTCGAGCCTGAGCCACCCGTCTGGCGAACGCGCGGCTGGCCGATCGAGGGCGGCCCCGGGAAACGGTGTCAGCGGTTGCTCGAGGATCGACGACGACGGCGTCGACCGGGATTAGAGCAGTAG